Proteins encoded by one window of Microbaculum marinisediminis:
- a CDS encoding IclR family transcriptional regulator has protein sequence MTTSRDDSADSGQEADSSESEPSPRERVRRRRTSGVVAKDRDFVNALARGLAVLEAFSTTEQVWLNGMEVAQRVDLPKPTTSRLLQALTGLGYLHYSPRRRQYRLGTSVLSLGFAAREPFSLGDLVRPYLKELADTYNVHASLAGRDRLDVIELEVCHSLNTLMTLRLEVGSRIPLAGTATGHALIAPLPQVELDYLFTHLKVRHEKHWDELKASIEKGRSEVADHGYTTASASWNTDINGVAAPLIFPGGSPVYALACGAPARHLSAVKQRAIGQRLVAVARAIEKQLRDGGAVIEPIVAEKQS, from the coding sequence ATGACGACAAGCCGCGACGATTCCGCTGATTCAGGGCAGGAAGCCGATTCGAGTGAATCGGAGCCGTCTCCCCGTGAACGGGTCCGGCGGAGGCGCACCAGTGGCGTCGTCGCCAAAGATCGTGATTTCGTCAATGCACTGGCGCGAGGGCTGGCCGTGCTCGAGGCCTTCAGCACCACCGAGCAGGTGTGGTTGAACGGCATGGAAGTCGCTCAGCGCGTCGACCTGCCGAAGCCGACGACCTCGCGCCTGCTGCAGGCCCTGACCGGGCTCGGTTATCTCCATTATTCTCCGCGGCGACGCCAGTACAGACTGGGTACGTCCGTACTCAGCCTCGGCTTTGCCGCGCGTGAGCCCTTCAGCCTCGGCGACCTGGTCCGTCCCTATCTCAAGGAACTCGCCGACACGTACAATGTCCACGCCTCGCTGGCCGGGCGGGACCGGCTCGACGTGATCGAGCTGGAAGTCTGCCACAGCCTCAACACGCTGATGACGCTGCGGCTCGAGGTCGGCTCGCGTATCCCGCTCGCCGGCACCGCGACCGGCCATGCGCTGATCGCGCCGCTGCCGCAGGTCGAGCTCGATTATCTTTTCACGCATCTCAAGGTCCGTCACGAGAAGCACTGGGACGAATTGAAGGCCAGCATCGAGAAGGGCCGAAGCGAGGTCGCCGACCACGGCTACACAACGGCGTCTGCTAGCTGGAATACGGATATCAACGGTGTGGCGGCGCCTCTGATCTTTCCGGGCGGCTCGCCGGTCTATGCCTTGGCCTGCGGGGCCCCGGCGCGGCACCTGTCCGCCGTCAAGCAGCGCGCCATAGGACAGCGCCTCGTCGCAGTGGCGCGCGCCATCGAAAAGCAGCTCCGCGACGGCGGTGCAGTCATCGAACCCATCGTTGCGGAGAAGCAGTCGTGA
- a CDS encoding enoyl-CoA hydratase-related protein, giving the protein MSEPRVLIDRRSDGVVVLTLNDPERRNPMSDAEMIEALIAALQGVESDRDARVLVITGAGPVFSAGGNVKEMHQKTGIFGGSPSDIAEAYRAAVQQLPMILSRIDIPTIAAVNGPAMGAGCDLTLMCDLRLASTKAVFGEVFVDLGLVSGDGGGWFLVRHLGYQRAAEISFRARPVEAAEALTLGLVLDVHEPEDLMDRTLELAAEIAAKPVPAIRMTKRLLRMAERAHLQDYLAAVGAMQAAAHGTDEHAAAVAAFVERRSRPR; this is encoded by the coding sequence GTGAGTGAACCACGTGTATTGATCGACAGACGTTCAGACGGTGTCGTGGTGCTCACGCTCAATGACCCTGAGCGTCGCAATCCGATGTCGGACGCAGAGATGATCGAGGCTCTCATTGCCGCACTGCAGGGCGTGGAAAGCGATCGTGATGCCCGCGTGCTGGTGATCACCGGTGCGGGGCCGGTCTTCTCCGCTGGCGGCAACGTCAAGGAGATGCACCAGAAGACAGGCATCTTCGGCGGGTCGCCTTCCGATATCGCCGAGGCCTATCGCGCCGCCGTGCAGCAATTGCCGATGATCCTGTCGCGAATCGACATTCCCACCATTGCCGCCGTGAACGGGCCGGCGATGGGCGCGGGATGCGACCTGACGCTGATGTGCGACCTCCGGCTCGCCTCTACCAAGGCCGTCTTCGGCGAGGTGTTCGTCGATCTCGGTCTCGTGTCCGGTGACGGCGGCGGCTGGTTCCTCGTGCGCCATCTGGGCTATCAGCGCGCGGCCGAAATCAGTTTTCGTGCCCGCCCCGTCGAAGCGGCCGAGGCGCTGACCTTGGGCCTGGTACTGGACGTTCACGAGCCGGAAGACCTGATGGACCGCACGCTTGAGCTCGCCGCCGAGATTGCAGCCAAACCGGTGCCGGCAATTCGCATGACGAAGCGCTTGCTGCGCATGGCGGAGCGCGCGCATCTCCAGGACTATCTCGCCGCGGTCGGCGCCATGCAGGCGGCTGCCCACGGCACGGACGAGCACGCGGCCGCCGTCGCGGCTTTCGTCGAAAGGCGCAGCCGGCCACGCTGA
- a CDS encoding TRAP transporter permease, which translates to MVDAWSDRRFHEAINALLRVVLVTYALFQIYTSFFGMMEPLVQRGIFLGLGLGSVFLLTAANRLGQGRPTVAVIVNVLLAAAGYYVCFHIVFSSNRLSDFMVELTTWDIVLGIATIALVLEAARRTIGWFLPVLAVIGLAYYYFGHGVISGTWQPPRVSTLTFVETYYASTEAIFGYMVDMGTRVIAIFIILGALLLSTGATEIFIKLATMIAGRSYGGQAKVCTVSSALFGTVTGSAVANVMAMGPVTIPTMRRSGYSGSYAAAVEAVSSAGGQIMPPVMGAGAFIMAEILNIPYSQVMTAALIPALLYFLVLWFSIGMRARRLDIRPLDRSEMPQWRELADPFTALPMYLPVVSLIVMLARDFTPTLAGSVAVVVLIGTLFVLRTLKCLIDGEPQKLGATYRTLLREILNGLYDGGKAIAMVAVLLACAAIVVKVLTATGIGVKISSLILSFSDDSLVLVLIFTAVLAILLGMDVPTTASYILASAVAGPILIKLGIEPLNAHMFIFYFAIMSAITPPVCASVFAAASIAGENFWRVAGHAVVMAIALYLIPFLFIFRTGVLMEGSAFDIIHNTAMTALAVIAITGASAGYLLGLLAWPLRIGLYAGGAMLFYPAVWSDAAGIAVVVVVAALSRWRTTSSRTLPPPSRAALDKRL; encoded by the coding sequence ATGGTCGACGCTTGGTCTGATCGCAGGTTCCACGAGGCGATCAACGCGCTCCTGCGGGTCGTCCTCGTAACGTATGCCCTGTTCCAGATTTACACGTCATTCTTCGGAATGATGGAGCCGCTGGTCCAGCGTGGCATCTTTCTCGGCCTCGGGCTTGGATCGGTCTTTCTGCTGACGGCGGCAAACCGGCTCGGGCAGGGCAGGCCGACCGTCGCAGTCATCGTCAACGTCCTCCTGGCTGCAGCCGGCTACTACGTCTGCTTCCATATCGTCTTCAGTTCGAATCGCCTGTCCGACTTCATGGTGGAACTGACCACCTGGGACATCGTGCTCGGCATCGCGACGATCGCCCTCGTACTCGAAGCGGCGCGCCGCACGATCGGGTGGTTCCTGCCGGTGCTGGCCGTTATCGGTCTCGCCTACTACTACTTCGGACATGGCGTCATTTCCGGCACATGGCAGCCGCCGCGCGTCTCCACCCTGACGTTCGTGGAGACCTACTACGCCTCCACCGAAGCCATCTTCGGCTATATGGTCGATATGGGGACGCGGGTAATCGCGATCTTCATCATCCTCGGGGCGCTCCTGCTCAGCACCGGCGCAACGGAGATCTTCATCAAGCTCGCGACCATGATCGCCGGCCGCAGCTATGGCGGCCAGGCGAAGGTCTGCACGGTTTCGTCCGCCCTGTTCGGCACGGTCACCGGATCGGCCGTCGCCAATGTCATGGCCATGGGACCAGTCACGATTCCGACCATGCGACGTTCCGGCTACAGCGGGAGCTACGCCGCCGCCGTCGAGGCCGTGTCGTCGGCCGGAGGCCAGATCATGCCACCGGTGATGGGCGCCGGTGCCTTCATCATGGCCGAGATCCTCAACATTCCGTACTCGCAGGTCATGACGGCCGCGCTGATCCCGGCGCTGCTGTACTTCCTGGTGCTGTGGTTCAGCATCGGAATGCGCGCGCGGCGCCTCGACATCCGCCCGTTGGATCGCAGTGAGATGCCGCAATGGCGGGAACTCGCTGACCCCTTCACCGCGCTTCCGATGTACCTGCCGGTCGTGAGCCTCATCGTCATGCTGGCGCGCGATTTCACGCCGACGCTGGCCGGCTCCGTAGCCGTCGTGGTGCTGATCGGGACCCTGTTCGTGCTGCGCACGCTGAAGTGCCTGATCGATGGGGAGCCGCAAAAGCTCGGCGCCACCTATCGCACACTCCTGCGCGAGATACTCAACGGTCTCTACGATGGCGGCAAGGCCATCGCCATGGTCGCCGTTCTGCTCGCCTGCGCGGCGATTGTGGTGAAGGTGCTGACGGCCACCGGAATCGGCGTCAAGATCTCCAGCCTCATCCTGTCCTTCTCCGACGACAGCCTCGTGCTCGTGCTGATATTCACGGCGGTACTGGCTATTCTTCTGGGCATGGACGTGCCGACGACGGCCTCCTACATTCTCGCATCTGCGGTCGCCGGCCCGATTCTGATCAAGCTCGGAATCGAGCCGCTCAATGCGCATATGTTCATCTTCTACTTCGCCATCATGTCGGCGATCACACCACCGGTTTGCGCCAGTGTCTTTGCCGCCGCATCCATCGCGGGCGAGAACTTCTGGCGCGTCGCCGGGCATGCCGTTGTGATGGCCATCGCGCTCTATCTCATTCCGTTCCTTTTCATCTTCCGAACCGGCGTGCTGATGGAAGGCAGCGCTTTCGATATCATTCACAATACGGCGATGACGGCGCTCGCGGTGATCGCAATCACGGGCGCCTCGGCGGGCTACCTGCTCGGGCTGTTGGCCTGGCCGTTGCGCATCGGCCTCTATGCGGGCGGTGCGATGCTGTTCTATCCCGCCGTCTGGAGCGATGCGGCCGGGATTGCCGTCGTCGTCGTGGTGGCGGCACTGAGCCGCTGGCGGACGACGTCCAGCAGGACATTGCCCCCGCCGAGCCGGGCGGCTTTGGACAAGAGACTGTAG
- a CDS encoding CoA-transferase subunit beta — protein sequence MTERPCTPAELQAVVLSRELQDGELGAAGASAAIPMAAMMLARLIHAPDLQIAGEMFVNPRPKQLWNSMLDDRALGACEAAETFLELFGHSHRGLDFFFHNGMQVDAYGNINLHHIGGTIDKPKMRGPGAANISYAATSRRFYICTGNHSSRTFVPRVDFITSPGYLDGPDSFRAAGLTGGPRLCVTPLAVMDFHPDTLRMRLKSVHPWSSPEEVAANTGFDLLTEDEVVTTALPSDRELSLLRETVDPKGLLRE from the coding sequence ATGACCGAACGTCCCTGCACCCCTGCCGAGTTGCAGGCGGTTGTCCTGTCGCGCGAATTGCAGGATGGCGAACTGGGCGCCGCCGGGGCGTCGGCCGCGATCCCCATGGCCGCCATGATGCTGGCGCGGCTGATACATGCACCCGATCTGCAGATCGCCGGTGAGATGTTCGTCAATCCGAGGCCGAAGCAGCTTTGGAACTCGATGCTGGACGACCGCGCGCTCGGCGCCTGCGAAGCCGCTGAGACCTTTCTGGAGCTTTTTGGCCATTCGCACCGGGGCCTCGACTTCTTCTTCCACAACGGCATGCAGGTGGATGCCTACGGCAATATCAACCTGCATCATATTGGCGGCACCATCGACAAACCGAAGATGCGGGGCCCCGGTGCGGCCAATATTTCCTACGCGGCGACGTCACGTCGCTTCTACATCTGCACCGGGAACCACTCGTCTCGCACATTTGTGCCGCGCGTCGATTTCATTACCTCGCCGGGCTATCTCGACGGACCGGACAGCTTTCGGGCGGCCGGGCTTACCGGCGGTCCGCGCCTTTGCGTCACGCCACTTGCGGTGATGGACTTCCATCCCGACACGTTGCGCATGCGCCTGAAGTCGGTTCATCCGTGGAGCTCGCCGGAAGAGGTTGCCGCCAATACCGGTTTCGACCTTCTCACGGAAGACGAAGTGGTCACGACTGCCCTGCCGAGCGATCGCGAACTCTCCCTGCTGCGTGAAACCGTGGACCCGAAGGGCCTGCTGCGCGAATAG
- a CDS encoding TAXI family TRAP transporter solute-binding subunit translates to MQTKLRRTLLGAAMCLVAGAMSPAAAQTFSLGSTNATSSHYQIAVAMAQAIEAGIPDSTATVVETGASVDNVRRLVRGEIDLGLVAGDVFVQAKQGIGQFEGHAVDDLVALYPYNDSVINIAVRADSGITKLEELEGKKFTPGIRGSGGELLITQSFDLFGISPDYVYGTVTDAIEGVRNDQLVGYSKYAAANRVDSTLQELMTSVDMRILGFTPEQQKLVTEKIPGVGFTTLPAGFIKDNPAVATPSVPIVYATRLSLMDDETARKVAQAIGENKQILIDVWPQLADYDFKGSILSTVDIGIDVHPGAMSYWESAE, encoded by the coding sequence ATGCAGACGAAGCTACGCAGAACGCTTTTGGGTGCCGCGATGTGTCTTGTTGCGGGCGCAATGAGCCCGGCAGCGGCACAGACGTTCAGCTTGGGCTCTACGAACGCGACGTCGAGCCACTACCAGATCGCCGTTGCGATGGCTCAGGCGATCGAGGCCGGCATCCCCGACTCGACGGCCACTGTCGTGGAGACGGGGGCCAGCGTAGATAACGTGCGCCGCCTGGTGCGCGGAGAGATCGATCTCGGCCTCGTCGCCGGAGACGTGTTCGTCCAGGCGAAGCAGGGCATCGGCCAGTTTGAAGGTCATGCGGTCGACGATCTCGTCGCGCTCTACCCCTACAACGACTCCGTCATCAACATCGCCGTGCGTGCGGATTCGGGCATCACCAAACTGGAAGAGCTCGAAGGCAAGAAGTTCACCCCGGGCATCCGCGGGAGCGGCGGCGAGCTTCTCATTACGCAGAGCTTCGATCTGTTCGGCATAAGTCCTGACTACGTGTACGGCACCGTCACCGACGCGATCGAAGGCGTGCGCAACGATCAGTTGGTCGGCTACAGCAAGTATGCCGCCGCCAATCGCGTCGACTCCACCTTGCAGGAGCTGATGACGTCGGTGGATATGCGCATCTTGGGCTTCACGCCCGAGCAGCAGAAACTCGTCACCGAGAAAATTCCCGGTGTCGGTTTCACCACCCTGCCGGCAGGGTTTATCAAGGACAACCCGGCGGTCGCCACGCCGTCCGTCCCGATCGTCTATGCGACCCGCCTCTCGCTCATGGACGATGAGACCGCGCGCAAGGTGGCGCAGGCAATCGGTGAGAACAAGCAGATCCTGATCGATGTCTGGCCGCAGCTTGCCGACTACGACTTCAAGGGCTCGATCCTGTCGACGGTCGACATCGGCATCGATGTGCATCCGGGTGCCATGTCGTACTGGGAATCGGCCGAGTAG
- a CDS encoding enoyl-CoA hydratase-related protein — translation MLAAETVLFEDSEGIATITLNRPERRNALSVAAANRLYDLWEEVDRRDDIRVVILTAAPCGTFCAGMDLKEASELRAARGVDVLTLIRDPFHERMRRVRKPIIAAMTGHFAAGGFMISLNADLRVGLAGTSGGITEAKRGRGSPWAMPLLWQMPQPILMEMVLTGELQTIERLHALGFVNHIEPTVEAVLARARSLAATIRDNAPLSVAAGKESILRTMDLGCAEGLESAKRIYEHVYASEDAQEGPRAFAEKRPPVWSGR, via the coding sequence ATGCTGGCAGCGGAAACCGTGCTCTTCGAAGACTCGGAGGGCATCGCAACGATCACGCTCAACCGTCCCGAACGGCGCAACGCGCTGTCCGTGGCCGCCGCGAACCGGCTCTACGACCTGTGGGAAGAGGTGGATCGCCGGGACGACATCCGGGTGGTGATCCTGACGGCCGCGCCTTGCGGTACCTTCTGCGCCGGCATGGATCTGAAGGAAGCGAGTGAGCTGCGTGCAGCACGCGGTGTCGACGTTCTGACGCTGATCCGCGATCCGTTCCATGAGCGGATGCGCCGGGTGCGCAAGCCGATCATTGCGGCGATGACCGGCCATTTCGCAGCCGGGGGCTTCATGATCTCGCTCAACGCCGATTTGCGCGTCGGGCTGGCCGGAACGAGCGGAGGCATCACCGAGGCGAAGCGCGGCCGCGGGTCTCCCTGGGCGATGCCGCTGCTCTGGCAGATGCCCCAGCCGATTCTGATGGAAATGGTCCTCACCGGCGAATTGCAGACGATCGAAAGGCTGCACGCGCTGGGCTTCGTCAACCATATCGAGCCGACAGTGGAGGCCGTACTGGCGCGTGCCCGGTCTCTGGCCGCGACGATCCGGGACAATGCGCCGTTGTCGGTGGCGGCCGGGAAAGAATCAATCTTGCGAACCATGGACTTGGGTTGCGCCGAAGGCCTTGAGAGCGCAAAACGAATATACGAGCATGTCTATGCGAGCGAAGACGCGCAGGAGGGGCCACGTGCCTTCGCCGAGAAGCGCCCGCCCGTATGGAGCGGCAGATAA
- a CDS encoding acyl-CoA dehydrogenase family protein — protein MNFLNSEQRAWHETVDRFMEKEVTREYIREHDMERAYPYEAYEKIANEGWLRLLIPEDHGGYGGDIFDYALMCEGLGKFGFDFATSVLVPTFTAMNIVKFGSDAQKETYLEPFMSGAIRFSISISEPSAGSDAASTRTRAHRDGDEYVIKGQKLWCSGAAARDVKIAMLVRTDPEAAKHKGLSVLIVPNDTTGLDIRKLPTLARRSTGTTEIFVDDARVPVANRLGDEGQGWEIITDHLELERIAVAAAYVGNAQTAVDDALGYAHERVQFDQPIFDFQVIRHMLADMQTQVDAARLLVYRAAEVAARGEPCGKEVAMAKLFASETLQTVSRQGMQILGGHSMLPEADMERYFREGMQCTIGGGTSQIQRAIISKAMRAR, from the coding sequence ATGAACTTCCTCAACAGCGAGCAGCGCGCCTGGCACGAGACCGTCGACCGCTTCATGGAAAAGGAGGTGACGCGCGAATACATCCGCGAGCACGACATGGAGCGCGCCTATCCCTACGAGGCCTATGAGAAGATCGCCAACGAGGGCTGGCTGAGGCTGCTGATCCCCGAGGATCACGGCGGCTACGGCGGCGACATTTTCGACTACGCGCTGATGTGCGAGGGGCTCGGCAAGTTCGGCTTCGACTTCGCCACCTCGGTGCTGGTGCCGACGTTCACCGCGATGAACATCGTGAAGTTCGGCTCCGATGCGCAGAAAGAAACCTATCTCGAGCCCTTCATGAGCGGTGCCATCCGCTTCTCGATCTCGATCTCGGAACCGAGCGCCGGCTCGGACGCGGCCTCCACCCGCACCCGCGCGCATCGCGACGGCGACGAATACGTGATCAAGGGCCAGAAACTGTGGTGCAGCGGCGCGGCCGCGCGCGACGTCAAGATCGCGATGCTCGTACGGACCGATCCGGAGGCGGCCAAGCACAAAGGGCTGTCCGTCCTGATCGTCCCCAACGATACGACCGGCCTCGATATCCGGAAGTTGCCGACGCTCGCGCGGCGTTCGACGGGCACGACCGAAATCTTCGTCGACGATGCCCGTGTGCCGGTTGCCAACCGGCTGGGCGACGAGGGACAGGGATGGGAAATCATCACCGACCACCTCGAACTGGAGCGTATCGCGGTCGCGGCCGCGTATGTCGGCAATGCGCAGACCGCGGTGGATGATGCACTCGGCTATGCCCATGAACGCGTTCAGTTCGACCAGCCGATCTTCGACTTCCAGGTGATCCGCCACATGCTGGCCGACATGCAAACGCAGGTGGATGCGGCTCGGTTGCTGGTCTATCGGGCGGCGGAAGTCGCCGCGCGCGGCGAGCCTTGCGGCAAGGAAGTGGCGATGGCCAAGCTGTTCGCCTCGGAAACGCTGCAGACCGTTTCGCGCCAGGGCATGCAGATCCTGGGCGGACATTCCATGCTGCCGGAAGCGGACATGGAGCGCTACTTCCGGGAAGGCATGCAGTGCACGATCGGGGGCGGCACGTCGCAGATACAGCGCGCCATCATCAGCAAGGCCATGCGCGCCAGATGA
- a CDS encoding IclR family transcriptional regulator — protein sequence MAAVKAKDTTMVVSLARGLNILRAFRAIDAPLGNKEIAERTALPKATVARLSYTLSQMGYLRQVEPHGQYHLGDKVTALGHALLRSLPVRRVAEPLMQALADKYEMSVALGIGDGPDMVYLHYCSGPETVTMRLRIGSLVPIAQSAMGRAYMWALPEAEREHHMQAIRAAAGDKADTVEAELRAEIAEVDRRGFSVSFGAWRREIFAVGAPVWLDRGETVLALNCGTRRRGLNEAHFQETLGPELMALSSELGHRMDQLGASFWDE from the coding sequence ATGGCTGCGGTGAAGGCGAAGGACACGACCATGGTCGTTTCTCTCGCGCGTGGCCTGAACATCCTGCGGGCCTTCCGCGCGATCGATGCGCCACTCGGCAACAAGGAAATCGCCGAGCGGACGGCGTTGCCGAAGGCGACCGTGGCGCGGCTGTCCTACACGCTGTCGCAGATGGGCTATCTGCGGCAGGTCGAGCCACACGGACAGTACCATCTCGGCGACAAGGTAACCGCGCTGGGGCATGCGCTACTGCGTTCCCTGCCGGTGCGCCGGGTCGCCGAACCGCTGATGCAGGCGCTTGCCGACAAGTACGAGATGTCGGTCGCGCTTGGTATCGGCGACGGTCCCGACATGGTCTATCTGCACTACTGCTCCGGGCCGGAGACAGTGACCATGCGTCTTCGTATCGGCTCCCTGGTGCCGATCGCGCAGTCGGCGATGGGCCGTGCCTATATGTGGGCGCTGCCGGAGGCGGAGCGTGAGCATCACATGCAGGCCATTCGCGCTGCCGCGGGCGACAAGGCCGACACGGTTGAGGCGGAGCTGCGCGCCGAGATCGCCGAGGTCGACCGGCGTGGCTTCTCGGTGTCGTTCGGTGCCTGGCGGCGCGAGATTTTTGCCGTCGGGGCGCCGGTCTGGCTGGATCGCGGCGAGACGGTGCTGGCACTCAATTGCGGAACGCGGCGGCGTGGCCTGAACGAGGCGCATTTCCAGGAGACGCTCGGTCCCGAACTGATGGCACTCTCGAGCGAGCTCGGCCATCGCATGGATCAGCTCGGCGCAAGCTTCTGGGACGAGTGA
- a CDS encoding MaoC/PaaZ C-terminal domain-containing protein, which produces MIDQTFGELAVGQVRTSRGRTLTETDVVNFCMLTGNWLEIHSNVEFAREALYGQRLVQGSLVFSIVNALMPFDAGVVEVFYGVDRLRFLKPSFIGDTVWARSEIIDLRPKKDGAGVATCELLGVNQRRETILRCEFSLLIRGERLEPAACDPFAEMEFAKS; this is translated from the coding sequence ATGATCGATCAGACTTTCGGCGAATTGGCGGTCGGACAGGTTCGCACCTCGCGCGGTCGTACGCTGACGGAGACCGACGTCGTCAATTTCTGCATGCTCACCGGCAACTGGCTGGAAATCCATTCCAATGTCGAGTTCGCCCGCGAAGCGCTCTACGGCCAGCGCCTCGTGCAGGGATCGCTCGTTTTCTCGATCGTCAACGCGCTGATGCCGTTCGACGCGGGCGTGGTCGAGGTCTTCTATGGTGTCGACCGCCTTCGCTTCCTCAAGCCCAGCTTCATCGGCGACACCGTCTGGGCACGTTCCGAGATCATCGACCTGCGCCCCAAGAAGGACGGCGCCGGCGTGGCGACCTGCGAACTGCTGGGCGTCAATCAGCGCCGCGAGACGATCCTGCGCTGCGAGTTCAGCCTACTCATCCGCGGCGAAAGGCTCGAGCCGGCCGCCTGCGATCCCTTTGCCGAAATGGAGTTTGCCAAGTCATGA
- a CDS encoding NADH:flavin oxidoreductase/NADH oxidase has translation MTEGLFQPFALRELRLANRVVVSPMQTYSAPDAVPTAWHRTHLARFAIGGAGLVMTEATAVSPEGRSTDADIGIWSDGQAEALSELAEAVHGCGAAIGIQLQHAGRKASTAAPWQGFAPAPIAPGMEVIGPSATPAAEGGHVPRQMTEADMERLVAAYRDAARRANDAGFDLVEIHMAHGYLLHSFLSPLSNLRTDSYGGSLENRVRFPLRVVAAVREAWPAEKPLACRISSVDGVDVGWSLDESRYLAGRLRELGVDLVDCSSGGMILPRKEMLVPRGPGFQVGFAADLRANADIATIAVGGITEAAHADAIVRTGKADLVAIGRQMLVEPNWALHAANVLDDRPFERWPVPFGWWLARRRRA, from the coding sequence ATGACAGAGGGCCTGTTCCAGCCCTTCGCGCTCCGCGAGCTGCGGCTCGCCAATCGTGTCGTCGTCTCGCCCATGCAGACCTATTCGGCACCGGACGCGGTGCCGACGGCCTGGCATCGCACACATCTGGCCCGTTTCGCCATCGGCGGAGCAGGCCTTGTCATGACGGAGGCCACAGCGGTCAGTCCGGAGGGACGCTCCACCGATGCCGATATCGGCATATGGAGCGATGGACAGGCAGAGGCTCTCTCCGAACTGGCCGAAGCGGTCCATGGCTGCGGCGCGGCCATCGGCATCCAGCTTCAGCATGCTGGGCGCAAGGCGTCGACCGCCGCGCCGTGGCAGGGCTTCGCTCCCGCTCCGATCGCGCCAGGCATGGAGGTGATCGGGCCGAGTGCGACGCCAGCGGCCGAGGGTGGCCACGTTCCGCGCCAGATGACCGAGGCGGATATGGAGAGGCTGGTCGCGGCCTATCGTGATGCCGCCCGACGCGCCAATGATGCCGGCTTCGACCTCGTCGAAATTCATATGGCGCACGGCTACCTGCTGCACAGCTTCCTGTCGCCGCTTTCGAACCTTCGGACGGATTCCTACGGCGGCAGCCTCGAGAACCGGGTGCGCTTTCCGCTTCGCGTGGTGGCGGCGGTTCGGGAGGCCTGGCCGGCGGAGAAGCCCCTCGCCTGCCGGATTTCCTCCGTCGACGGCGTCGATGTGGGTTGGTCGCTTGACGAGTCCCGCTATCTCGCCGGCCGGCTTCGCGAACTGGGAGTCGATCTGGTCGATTGCTCGTCGGGCGGCATGATCCTGCCGCGCAAGGAGATGCTCGTGCCGCGCGGGCCCGGTTTCCAGGTTGGCTTCGCGGCGGACCTACGCGCCAACGCCGACATCGCCACCATCGCGGTCGGCGGCATCACGGAAGCGGCGCACGCCGACGCGATCGTTCGGACCGGCAAGGCCGATCTCGTCGCGATCGGACGACAGATGCTGGTAGAACCCAATTGGGCACTTCACGCGGCGAACGTACTCGACGATCGGCCCTTCGAGCGCTGGCCGGTCCCGTTCGGCTGGTGGCTGGCGCGCCGCCGGCGCGCCTAG
- a CDS encoding enoyl-CoA hydratase/isomerase family protein, with translation MQDAETNAPVIFGVEDGIARITLNRPDRRNAIDVETANRLTALWRQVDEDASILAVVVDAADCGTFCAGMDLKDMAAIRAAGDDPLKRMEDPFQERMREVTKPIVCALVGHFAGAGVLIAMGADIRIGLSGSVAMISEARFGRGTSWAVPLLWMLPQPVLSEMMLTGDPVAVEELAQHGFVNHVEQSVTDVRARAMALARRIAENAPLSVRAAKASLAAGMDLGCAGGLARAAELHRTVYASEDAGEGARAFAKKRKPRWLGR, from the coding sequence ATGCAGGACGCGGAGACGAATGCGCCCGTGATATTCGGCGTTGAAGACGGAATCGCGCGCATCACGCTGAACCGGCCGGATCGACGCAACGCCATCGACGTCGAGACCGCCAATCGTCTTACCGCCCTGTGGCGGCAGGTCGACGAGGACGCCTCCATCCTCGCCGTCGTCGTCGATGCCGCCGACTGCGGAACATTCTGTGCCGGCATGGACCTGAAGGACATGGCCGCGATCCGCGCCGCAGGCGACGACCCGCTGAAACGCATGGAGGATCCGTTCCAGGAGCGCATGCGGGAGGTCACCAAGCCGATCGTCTGCGCGCTTGTCGGCCATTTCGCCGGAGCCGGCGTGCTGATTGCGATGGGTGCGGATATCCGGATCGGACTGTCCGGCTCGGTGGCCATGATCTCGGAGGCACGATTCGGGCGGGGCACGTCGTGGGCGGTGCCGCTCCTATGGATGCTGCCGCAGCCCGTGCTTTCGGAAATGATGCTCACCGGCGATCCCGTCGCCGTCGAGGAACTGGCTCAGCACGGCTTCGTCAATCATGTCGAGCAGAGCGTCACCGACGTCCGAGCGCGGGCAATGGCACTGGCACGACGTATCGCGGAGAACGCGCCGCTTTCGGTGCGCGCGGCCAAGGCGAGCCTTGCAGCGGGCATGGACCTTGGCTGCGCCGGGGGCCTTGCCAGGGCTGCCGAACTCCATCGCACGGTCTATGCCAGCGAAGACGCGGGCGAAGGCGCGCGCGCCTTCGCCAAGAAGCGCAAGCCGCGCTGGTTGGGTCGCTGA